One Streptomyces umbrinus genomic window, CGGATCGTCTCCAGCCTGTTGATGGCCCTGCACAGAGTCGACTTCCCCGACCCCGAAGGGCCGATGACCACGACCACCTCCCCCTTGCCGACGGTGAGGTTGATGTCCTGGAGGACATGCAGCTCCCCGAAGTACTTATTGACGTCACGCAGCTCGATCAACGGATCGACGGCCATCCTCAGCCCTACCCACTCTCAGCTGTGTCGCGATTCCCGCAAGCTATCCACACAAGAGTGGAGTTAATACCCGACACGCACTTTTCGGACATTAGCCGTATTTAAGGCGGCAGCCCGGGCCTGAACCTTACGCTTCCGCGACCTCGGCGTACAGCTGTGAGAGTTCGGGGGCGCCGCTGGCCGCCCACTCGTGGCCGACGGCGACCACGTCGAACTCACGGCCGGAGGCCAGTCGTACGACTGGCTGGCCGCCCGGCCAGATCTCCCAGACGGCGCCGGGGACCGTGCGCACGATGACCGTGCCGAGATAGAGGCCGGCGTCGTTGCCCAGCCAGGGCAGACTCTCCTCGTCGTCGCGCCAGCGCGGCACCAACTGGTCCAGCGCCTCCAACGAGGCCGCGGAGTCGTCGAGTTCGACCCCCGCCTGATGTGCCTGCGAGCGCAGCAGTTCGCACTCGGAGAGCAGTTCGGCCACCCCCTCGCGGTCGCTCTCACTGTCGGAGAAGACCGCAACTCCTCCGGCAGGGCCCCGCTTCTTGCGCCAGTTGCCCAGGAAAGGGATGTTCATACACCCAGCCTGTCATCCCTTTCGCCCGGCGCACCACAGGGCACGCGGAACACCTGTTCCCAGGGAGTTCGCGCCGAGTTCGTGCCCGGATCATTGACGAGTCCCTGCCGCCTCTTTAGCTTCACGGTGCACCTGTCACCTCGTCCGTGAACCGTGCCCGAACGGTTCGTGAGCCGTTGGTCCGTGAGTCGTAAGTGGGAGGAGTCGGTGTGCGCCGACGTGTCTGGGGTACGGCCGTCGTTCTCGCTCTGCTCTCGGCGGCGGTGACGGTCCCGGCGACGGCCGCCACAGCTGAGTCGCCTACGGTGTCCGAGGTGTCCGCGTTGCCCTCGGTGCCCGCCAAGGAGAGGCCGCTGCCGCTGGAGCGGCTCTTCGACAACACCGCCGTCAGCGACGACGCGCGGCCCGGCGAGGCGGACTTCGACGGCTCGGGCGGCTCCCTGTCGGCGCAGGACCTGACCGCCGCGGGCTGGACGCCCGGGCGCTCACTGACGGTCCAGGGCGCCCGGCTGGCCTGGCCCCGCCGGGCCGCGGGCGGGCCCGACAACGTACGCACCGGCGGCCAGTCCGTACGGGTCGGCGGCCGCGGTGACGCGCTCGCCTTCCTCGTGGCGGGCACGGGCGGCAGTGAGGAGAGCGGCACGGGGGTCGTGCGGTACACGAACGGCTCGCGCTCCGCGTACCGGCTGACCGCGTCCGACTGGCGCGGCGGCCCGCTCGCCACCAAGGCCGTGGCGCTGCCGCACATCAACACACCGGGCGGCCAACTCACCGAGAAGGCACGGCTGTACGTCGTGACCGTGCCGCTCGTCCAGGGGCGTCAGGTGGCCTCGGTGGAGCTGCCCCGCAACCCCGACCTCCATGTGTTCGCACTGTCGGTGCACGCCGACTCCCGTGGCTGGACCGGGAGTTGGGCCGCGTCGACGTCCGGCTACACGGCGGTCGGGCCGTGGACGGACCGGACGCTGCGGCTCGTGGTGCACACCTCGGCGGGCGGGCCGCGGGTGCGGATCCGGCTCGACAACACCTTCGCCGCCGCGCCCGTACGGATCGGCAGCGCGACGGTGGCGGTGCAGGCGTCCGGTGCGAGTCCGCGGAGCGCGCCCGTGCCGTTGTCGTTCGGTGGCGCGGCGGGCACCGAGATCCCGGCGGGAGCACAGGCGTTCAGCGATCCGCTGGCCTTCGACGTGCCGACGGACGCCAATCTGCTCGTGAGCTTCCACCTGCCCGGGACCGTGACGGCGGCCCCCGTGCACAGCCTGGCCGTCCAGACGTCGTACGTCAGCACGCCGGGCGACCATGCCGCGGACGGCGCCCCGGACGCGTACACCTCGACGATCACCAACTGGCCGCTGCTGACCGGGGTCGACGTGGGCGGCGGGCCCGGATCCGTCGTGCTGCTCGGCGACTCGATCACGGACGGCGAGAAGTCCACGCGGGACGCGAACCGGCGCTGGCCCGATGTGCTCGCCGCGCGGCTGCGGAACCAGAGTGTGGTCCCGCGCTATGGGGTCCTCAACCATGGGATCTCGGCGAACCGTGTGGTGAGCGACCGCTACACCGGCGACGGGGTCTCCACCGACACGGGTGGCGTGAGCGCGCTCCATCGGCTCGACCGGGACGTCCTCGCCCAGACGTCGGCGCGTACCGTCGTCGTCTTCCAGGGGGTCAACGACGTGCGCTGGGGAGCGAGTGCGGAGCAGGTCGTGGCCGGGCTGCGGGAGATCGCCGATCGGGCGCGTGGGCGGGGGCTGCGGGTGCTTGTCGCGACGATCGCGCCGTGCGAGGGGGAGGCGCGGTGTACGGCTGCCGTTGACGCCCAGCGTGTTGCCGTGAACCAGTGGATCCGGTCCGGGGCCGGGTCCGGGTTCGACGGGGTGCTCGACTTCGATGAGGTGTTGCGGGACCCGGAGCGGCCCGCGCGGATTCTCCCCGCTTACGACAGCGGGGATCATCTGCACCCGGGGGAAGCGGGACTCGCTGCGCTGGCCGAGTCGGTGGACCTGAGGTTGTTGTAGGTGCGGGCTCCTCTTGGTGGGGTCTCGCTTCGACTGCGGGTCCGTTGTGGCTGGTCGCGCAGTTCCCCGCGCCCCTTAAGGGGCTAGACGTCCAGGTCGACTACGACAGGGGCGTGGTCCGAGGCGCCCTTGCCCTTGCGTTCCTCTCGGTCCACGTAGGAGTCGGTCACGGCCTTGGCGAAGGGCTCGTTGCCGTAGACGAGGTCGATGCGCATGCCGCGGTTCTTGGGGAAGGCGAGCTGGCGGTAGTCCCAGTACGTGTACGGGTGGTCGTACTTGAGGGGGCGCGGGACGACGTCCGAGAGGCCGGCCTCGCGCAGGGAGGTGAGGGCGGCGCGCTCGGCCGGGGTGACGTGGGTGAGGCCCTCGAAGGCGGCCACGTCGTAGACGTCGTCGTCCGTCGGTGCCACGTTGTAGTCGCCCAGCACCGCGAACGGGCGGCTGCCGGTCGCGTCGCCCGCGACCGCCGCCTTCAGTGCCTCGAACCACTGGAGCTTGTACGCGTAGTGGGCGTGGTCCACCTCGCGGCCGTTCGGCACGTAGACC contains:
- a CDS encoding DUF6278 family protein; translation: MNIPFLGNWRKKRGPAGGVAVFSDSESDREGVAELLSECELLRSQAHQAGVELDDSAASLEALDQLVPRWRDDEESLPWLGNDAGLYLGTVIVRTVPGAVWEIWPGGQPVVRLASGREFDVVAVGHEWAASGAPELSQLYAEVAEA
- a CDS encoding SGNH/GDSL hydrolase family protein translates to MRRRVWGTAVVLALLSAAVTVPATAATAESPTVSEVSALPSVPAKERPLPLERLFDNTAVSDDARPGEADFDGSGGSLSAQDLTAAGWTPGRSLTVQGARLAWPRRAAGGPDNVRTGGQSVRVGGRGDALAFLVAGTGGSEESGTGVVRYTNGSRSAYRLTASDWRGGPLATKAVALPHINTPGGQLTEKARLYVVTVPLVQGRQVASVELPRNPDLHVFALSVHADSRGWTGSWAASTSGYTAVGPWTDRTLRLVVHTSAGGPRVRIRLDNTFAAAPVRIGSATVAVQASGASPRSAPVPLSFGGAAGTEIPAGAQAFSDPLAFDVPTDANLLVSFHLPGTVTAAPVHSLAVQTSYVSTPGDHAADGAPDAYTSTITNWPLLTGVDVGGGPGSVVLLGDSITDGEKSTRDANRRWPDVLAARLRNQSVVPRYGVLNHGISANRVVSDRYTGDGVSTDTGGVSALHRLDRDVLAQTSARTVVVFQGVNDVRWGASAEQVVAGLREIADRARGRGLRVLVATIAPCEGEARCTAAVDAQRVAVNQWIRSGAGSGFDGVLDFDEVLRDPERPARILPAYDSGDHLHPGEAGLAALAESVDLRLL
- a CDS encoding exodeoxyribonuclease III produces the protein MRIATWNVNSITARLPRLLAWLESSGTDVLCLQEAKVAAEKFPVTELRELGYEAAVHATGRWNGVAVISRVGLEDVVKGLPGDPGYDGAEEPRAVSATCGPVRVWSVYVPNGREVDHAHYAYKLQWFEALKAAVAGDATGSRPFAVLGDYNVAPTDDDVYDVAAFEGLTHVTPAERAALTSLREAGLSDVVPRPLKYDHPYTYWDYRQLAFPKNRGMRIDLVYGNEPFAKAVTDSYVDREERKGKGASDHAPVVVDLDV